The window CTGAAACGAATTCCCTCAAGTCCTAAATAATTCTTTTCGTCTCGTTTAGTAAATATCCCTGGTAGTGTATCGTTTATCCCATTTTTGCCAATATTGTGTAACTGCTCATACGTGTCGCGTGGCAATGTTAAAAAGCTATACATAATTCTGCGGTCATCGTATATGATTAGAGAGTCGAGGTCAAGCCTTGAATTGGAATAATAATTTTTCTTGGTTGAAGGGTCGTAAACATGCACATTACCTTTATACGTACCAGGTAAAGAATTCTGTATTTTAACTGCTTCTTCTCTACTGATAGGTACAAAAGTAGAGGTGTTGTCTGTCGTAGCGTCATCATCTTTCGTACATGAAACGGCAAAGCTGCCTATCAACAGCAGGAAAAGAGCGAAGAGTAGGTTGTATTTGTTCTTTTTATTCATAATCTATTCTTTAATCATAGTTTATTCTTTTTGTAAAAGGAAAATTAGTTTATCCTATGCTGTCTTCTTTAATTTACATATAAAATAAACGTCGTTGAATTCGGCTTTTATTTTATTGTTTATAAACATACCGTCATGAAACAAGGCACCCACAGGCTTTATGTAAACCGTCATTTCTTTCGTTGTATTGTTGATAGTTCCACAGATATAAAAAAACAATTCAGTCAAGTCATAACGATCTTGGTGGATATAGATTATACTTGAGAATAACATATATGGGTTATACAATTGGAATGCCACTTCTGAAGGATTCTTCTTGTTTCTTCCGATGAGTATTGTACGGTAATCGCGTATCTTTCCATTCTTCCACCAAGTTTTATTTTCGATTATTTTGTATAGTTTGACATAAGCATATTGATCCTTCTTTAAGGCATATAATGTAAAAGGATGGGGAACAGGAGTCAGGCTAAACTGGTTTAAGAATGATTCGAACTTGGCACTTACATGATTATCAAAATCAGAAGGAATTACCTGTTTGGTCTTAGGGTCATAAACGGTTAGCGTACCCTCGTAGGTGCCTACAGCCTTTAAAAATAAATCGTCAGGGTCGTTTCCTTGAATAGGAATTGAATAGTTAATATCAGGTTGCAGGATATCAGCTGTGAAATCATTTTGTTCGATAGGAACAAATGGCATGGGGTCGTTTGCGCTTTCTTCATCTTTTGAACATGAAGCAAACAAAAGTGGAAGGACTAAACATGCGACAGCAATAAGTAACTTTGATTTGGGATGTTTCATTGTAAAAAGTCATTTGGTTTTATGTGTACAAAGGTACAGAAACCTTTTCTTCTGTACTAAGAATTGCAGATTCGTTAACCTGCTTTGCTCTTTATTAAATTTATCTATAAAGTTAAACCCAAATCTCTAAGTTTGTAATTCATCTTGCAAACTTAGAGATTTGGGTTTAAGAAAGACATTAAAGCAGTAGTGTTATCAAAATACAAACTTATGGCTTGTATTTTTGTAATGTTAATTATTATGTAGTAGGCTTATTTTATCGCTCCATATTTCAGAAGAACTTTCTTTCATTCTTTGTTATTATGAGATAAATTCAGTACTTTTGTAACAACAAAGAAAGGAAAAGATATGGAACCATTGGCAGAACGATTGCGACCACGCACGCTCGACGATTATATCGGACAGGAACACCTCGTTGGTGAGGGGGCTGTGCTCCGACGTATGATTGACTCGGGGCGTATTGCGTCGTTTATCCTTTGGGGACCACCGGGAGTGGGCAAAACTACGTTAGCACAGATTATCGCTAATCGCTTAGAGACACCATTCTATACGCTTTCTGCTGTGACGAGTGGTGTGAAGGATGTGCGCGACGTTATCGAAAGGGCACAGAGTGGTCGTTTCTTTAATTCTGCTTCACCGATTCTCTTTATCGATGAGATCCATCGTTTCTCAAAGTCGCAGCAAGACTCGCTCTTGGGCGCAGTAGAGAAGGGAACGGTGACGCTTATTGGTGCGACAACAGAGAACCCATCCTTCGAAGTGATTCGTCCGTTGCTCTCTCGTTGTCAGCTCTATACGCTGAAGTCGTTGGAGAAAGAAGATTTGCTGAGGCTGTTGCACCGAGCAGTGACGGAGGATGTGGAACTGAAGAAACGGAATATCGAACTGCGTGAGACGAGTGCTCTCCTGCGGTATAGTGGGGGTGATGCTCGCAAGCTGTTGAATATACTCGACTTAATCATCGCAGCTGAAGCGGGCGATGATGTTGTGATAACCGATAAGATAGTGGAGGAACGACTGCAAGAGAATCCGTTGGCGTATGACAAGGATGGCGAGATGCACTATGATATTATCTCGGCATTTATCAAGTCGATTCGTGGCTCCGACCCTGATGCAGCACTCTACTGGATGGCACGCATGATAGAGGGAGGTGAAGACCCAAAGTTTATTGCGCGTCGTGTCGTAATCAGTGCCGCAGAGGATATCGGACTTGCTAATCCTAACGCCTTATTGTTAGCGAATGCAGCCTTTGACGCTGTGACAAAGATAGGTTGGCCCGAAGGTAGAATCCCATTGGCGGAAGCGGTGGTCTATCTGGCTCGGTCGAAGAAGGATAATTCTGCATACGTAGGCATCAATAAAGCGATAGAGTTAGTGCGACAGACGGGCAACCTCCCTGTTCCCCTTCATCTTCGCAATGCACCAACAAAACTGATGAAGGACCTCGGTTATAGCGATGGATATAAGTATCCACACGATTATCCGGGACATTATGTTGAGCAGCAGTATATGCCAGATGAGTTGGTACCTCCCCCAACCCCTCCAAAGGAGGGGAGCACCTAACGGAGTGTTATCTCCCTATGTTTCCTCTTATGATAGTAATAAGGAGTGCCTAACGGAGTGTT of the Prevotella melaninogenica genome contains:
- a CDS encoding replication-associated recombination protein A, producing MEPLAERLRPRTLDDYIGQEHLVGEGAVLRRMIDSGRIASFILWGPPGVGKTTLAQIIANRLETPFYTLSAVTSGVKDVRDVIERAQSGRFFNSASPILFIDEIHRFSKSQQDSLLGAVEKGTVTLIGATTENPSFEVIRPLLSRCQLYTLKSLEKEDLLRLLHRAVTEDVELKKRNIELRETSALLRYSGGDARKLLNILDLIIAAEAGDDVVITDKIVEERLQENPLAYDKDGEMHYDIISAFIKSIRGSDPDAALYWMARMIEGGEDPKFIARRVVISAAEDIGLANPNALLLANAAFDAVTKIGWPEGRIPLAEAVVYLARSKKDNSAYVGINKAIELVRQTGNLPVPLHLRNAPTKLMKDLGYSDGYKYPHDYPGHYVEQQYMPDELVPPPTPPKEGST